One Gemella haemolysans ATCC 10379 DNA segment encodes these proteins:
- the plsX gene encoding phosphate acyltransferase PlsX has product MHNIMKIGIDILGIDEPSRIINFVNSYKDDEVELYVYGLEENLNQITKTENIIKNVCTEEVLMSDDAARVHRKKKDASMIRMLADLNNDVIDVAISGGSTGAFMASSLFMLGRIEGISKPGLASLLPTRSEHKFLFTDLGANVEAKPDDLVNYAKLGQLYMKYIYNIETPSVALLNVGVEESKGNKVYKEAHKLLKEDITNFKGNIEAREILEHKYDIVIADGFAGNILLKSIEGVASSLGKMIKGIFLENLITKISALLVKKGITAFKKKFDYSEYGGAFLLGIKKPSIKIHGSSDENALYYAVQQAKQIHKTKLYGIMIETMEKGETN; this is encoded by the coding sequence GTGCATAATATTATGAAAATAGGTATTGATATACTAGGCATAGATGAACCTAGTAGAATTATTAACTTTGTAAATAGTTATAAAGATGATGAAGTAGAACTTTATGTCTATGGACTTGAAGAAAACTTAAATCAAATAACTAAAACAGAAAATATTATTAAGAATGTTTGTACTGAAGAGGTGCTAATGTCTGATGATGCAGCACGTGTTCATAGAAAGAAAAAAGATGCTTCAATGATAAGAATGTTAGCTGATTTAAATAATGATGTCATCGATGTAGCAATTTCTGGTGGAAGTACAGGTGCTTTTATGGCTAGTTCGTTATTTATGTTAGGACGCATTGAAGGTATCTCTAAACCAGGGTTGGCTTCGTTATTACCGACAAGATCAGAACATAAGTTCTTATTTACAGATCTAGGAGCAAATGTAGAAGCAAAACCAGATGATTTAGTAAACTATGCTAAACTTGGTCAATTATATATGAAATATATCTATAATATAGAAACACCTTCGGTAGCATTACTTAATGTTGGTGTTGAAGAATCAAAAGGTAATAAAGTATATAAAGAGGCTCATAAGTTACTCAAAGAAGATATTACTAACTTTAAAGGGAATATTGAAGCAAGAGAAATTCTTGAGCATAAATATGATATAGTTATTGCTGATGGATTTGCTGGAAATATTTTATTAAAATCTATAGAAGGTGTAGCAAGTTCTTTAGGAAAAATGATTAAAGGTATCTTCTTAGAAAACCTTATAACAAAAATTTCAGCTTTGTTGGTGAAAAAAGGAATCACAGCATTTAAGAAAAAATTTGACTATAGTGAATATGGAGGAGCATTCTTATTAGGAATTAAAAAACCAAGTATAAAAATTCACGGTTCATCTGATGAAAATGCACTATATTATGCCGTGCAACAAGCAAAACAAATACACAAAACAAAACTTTATGGTATAATGATAGAAACGATGGAAAAAGGAGAAACAAATTAA
- a CDS encoding isochorismatase family protein, whose protein sequence is MEMLFKLLAEHVYIILFVSLILEFAALPLPGETMMVVAGIMAYNGHGNYVGMIIASALGTVIGMQFSYEVGRRLGTKAIDKYGIYIGLTPYRMTKAAEFFNKFGNIVIVIAYFLPGVRHILGYFSGISRIDAKRFHIYSTLGGVFWVIVFITLGYVLGPSAHHVFHLMHKYGTMIFILGIAVLFVYLIYKKLGAKDFSTYFKKNIKYIVVLLLVEAAVLVKFVVLDPKAHPKFKSEVIFYCLAFLAFVAFLAYLRVTLKHDTTEKLLVVVDYQKDFVDGALGFETADQLDQVIANKIDEYIKAGQDVIFTKDTHYTNYLTTREGKHLPVEHCIIDSEGHKLYGKVASYEKYAKKVFNKTSFGSIDLAKFISRSDYKEVEFCGLVSNICVLSNIIMTQTYNEKVEIVVDLNATKGLSEEVNSSFKTYLQNLTVNVKE, encoded by the coding sequence ATGGAAATGTTATTTAAACTATTAGCTGAACACGTTTATATTATATTATTTGTTTCGCTAATCTTGGAATTTGCGGCTCTGCCATTACCAGGTGAAACTATGATGGTTGTGGCTGGAATTATGGCATATAATGGTCATGGTAACTACGTTGGGATGATAATAGCAAGTGCCTTAGGAACGGTAATTGGGATGCAATTTTCTTACGAAGTAGGTAGAAGATTAGGAACAAAGGCTATAGATAAGTATGGTATATATATAGGATTAACTCCATATAGAATGACGAAAGCGGCAGAATTTTTTAACAAATTTGGAAATATAGTTATAGTCATAGCTTATTTCTTACCGGGAGTTAGACATATTTTAGGATACTTTTCAGGGATTTCACGTATAGATGCAAAACGATTCCATATATATTCTACATTAGGTGGTGTATTCTGGGTAATAGTATTTATTACTCTAGGTTATGTTCTTGGACCTAGTGCACATCATGTATTCCACTTAATGCATAAGTACGGTACGATGATATTTATATTAGGCATTGCAGTATTATTTGTTTATCTAATTTATAAAAAATTAGGTGCGAAAGACTTTTCTACTTACTTTAAAAAGAATATTAAATATATTGTTGTATTACTTTTAGTAGAAGCAGCAGTATTGGTGAAGTTTGTAGTTTTAGACCCTAAAGCCCATCCGAAGTTTAAATCGGAAGTGATCTTTTATTGTTTAGCATTCTTAGCTTTTGTTGCATTTTTAGCATACTTAAGAGTAACGCTAAAACATGATACAACTGAAAAATTATTAGTAGTTGTTGACTATCAAAAAGACTTCGTAGACGGAGCATTAGGTTTTGAAACTGCCGATCAACTTGATCAGGTTATTGCTAATAAAATTGATGAATATATAAAAGCTGGACAAGACGTGATATTCACAAAAGATACTCATTATACAAATTATTTAACTACAAGAGAAGGTAAACATTTACCAGTTGAACACTGCATAATTGATAGTGAAGGGCATAAGTTATATGGAAAAGTTGCAAGTTATGAAAAATATGCTAAAAAGGTATTTAATAAAACTTCATTTGGAAGTATAGACTTAGCTAAGTTCATTTCACGTAGTGATTATAAAGAAGTTGAATTTTGTGGTTTAGTATCAAATATTTGTGTCTTAAGTAATATAATTATGACACAAACATATAATGAAAAAGTTGAAATAGTAGTTGATTTAAATGCTACTAAAGGTTTAAGTGAGGAAGTTAATTCATCATTTAAAACATATTTACAAAATTTAACAGTAAATGTAAAAGAATAA
- a CDS encoding acyl carrier protein — translation MAIFEEVKEIITKYIKVDADKITLESRLNEDLDADSIDVADVVMDIEEKYGFEFSDEDAENIVEIKDLVRVIEERK, via the coding sequence ATGGCAATTTTCGAAGAAGTAAAAGAAATTATTACTAAATATATTAAAGTTGATGCAGATAAAATTACATTAGAATCAAGATTAAATGAAGATCTAGATGCTGATTCAATTGATGTTGCAGATGTAGTAATGGATATTGAAGAAAAATATGGTTTTGAATTTTCAGATGAAGATGCAGAAAACATTGTAGAAATCAAAGACTTAGTAAGAGTTATTGAAGAAAGAAAATAG
- a CDS encoding class A sortase: protein MNKKFKNAFLNVLIVVLLCTSVVLIFKNQIREYLTGNANDKIITAYKNNKGEVDIPWWQKMFTDNESKIKLTDSMLGILKIDSVDIEEPIFQDVTEINLINGVATSQEPSTLDAQNVVIAGHSVQGVGIRFNNLNKIKNGAKIQIISKDKLRTYEVNKLYDVVPTQVEILEQHENEPKILKLFTCDNFNPQTGEWESRFVVEAKLIGEESA, encoded by the coding sequence ATGAATAAGAAGTTTAAAAATGCTTTTTTGAATGTTCTTATCGTGGTACTGTTGTGTACATCAGTAGTATTGATATTCAAAAATCAAATTAGAGAATATTTAACAGGTAACGCCAATGATAAGATTATTACAGCTTATAAAAACAATAAAGGTGAAGTAGACATACCTTGGTGGCAAAAAATGTTTACAGATAATGAGTCAAAAATTAAATTAACAGACTCAATGTTAGGAATTTTAAAAATTGATAGTGTAGATATAGAAGAACCAATCTTCCAAGATGTTACTGAAATCAATTTAATCAATGGAGTAGCAACATCACAAGAACCATCAACTTTAGATGCTCAAAACGTTGTTATCGCAGGACACAGTGTTCAAGGTGTTGGAATAAGATTTAATAACTTAAACAAAATAAAAAATGGTGCTAAAATTCAAATTATTTCAAAAGATAAATTACGTACATATGAAGTAAACAAACTTTATGATGTAGTACCAACACAAGTTGAAATTTTAGAACAACATGAGAATGAACCGAAAATATTAAAATTATTTACATGTGATAATTTTAATCCACAAACAGGTGAATGGGAAAGCCGATTTGTAGTAGAAGCAAAATTAATAGGAGAAGAAAGTGCATAA
- the recG gene encoding ATP-dependent DNA helicase RecG codes for MINILEKSVGTIKGVGKKYLQTLNELEIYTIRDILYNIPYRVSSSTDFSSSVKDNEKVITTGKVETRVSTQFYGNRRSRSFFTLSTSSGSIKIVFFNQHYLKKNLIEGKDVVVKGTYNAANNTITASSVSFNVVDEKPKGDTIEVFYHLKQGITQKKFTKLVEESFNMIDGENVILDLVPENFKGIWKLDKILYTLHYPKNSEEFDKAKKMFAFHELFNYQLKLQLQNINSRIENNRYCVGINNKDINEFKNSLPFMLTGAQSRVIDEIVDDLNNPYKMDRLLQGDVGSGKTAVAAATLYATIKAGYQTAIMAPTEILANQHFETFFEFFKDLNISVALLTSSTPKKDRNTILSLLEVGEIELLIGTHSLIQEDVKFNNLKYVITDEQHRFGVKQRQLLSNKGEAVNSLMMTATPIPRSLAITLITDIKVSTIDELPAGRKKVQTYKATNKSFYKVLDNIRMELDNGRQGYVVCPLIEESEKMDLQNVEETYENIKNYLPDDYKIAILHGKMNNKEKDAIVEKFLNKEIHILISTTVIEVGVNVPNATFMIIVDAHRFGLATLHQLRGRVGRSKFQSYCILVTDSKSERIDIMCLENDGFKIAEFDLKQRGPGDFFGTKQSGVPSFKVADLINDVDLMYLAKKLAVKIIEVTDNKERLLQYVGLKETII; via the coding sequence ATGATTAATATTTTAGAAAAATCAGTAGGAACTATAAAAGGTGTTGGAAAGAAATATTTACAAACTTTGAACGAACTAGAAATTTATACTATTCGTGATATTTTGTATAATATTCCTTATAGAGTATCTAGTTCTACTGATTTTTCTTCTTCTGTAAAAGATAATGAAAAAGTCATAACGACTGGAAAAGTAGAAACTAGGGTAAGTACCCAGTTTTATGGAAATAGAAGAAGTAGGTCTTTTTTCACATTATCAACTTCTTCTGGTAGTATAAAAATAGTATTTTTTAATCAACATTACTTGAAAAAAAACCTAATTGAAGGTAAAGATGTAGTAGTAAAAGGTACGTATAATGCTGCGAATAATACAATAACAGCTTCGAGCGTAAGTTTCAATGTTGTTGATGAAAAGCCAAAAGGTGATACAATTGAAGTCTTTTACCATCTTAAACAAGGTATAACGCAGAAAAAATTTACAAAGCTTGTTGAAGAATCGTTTAATATGATAGATGGTGAAAATGTTATCTTAGATTTAGTTCCTGAAAATTTTAAAGGGATTTGGAAATTAGATAAGATTTTATATACGCTACATTATCCAAAAAATTCAGAGGAATTTGATAAAGCGAAAAAGATGTTTGCATTTCATGAGTTGTTTAACTACCAGTTAAAATTACAGCTTCAGAATATAAATAGTAGGATAGAGAATAATAGATATTGTGTTGGAATAAACAATAAAGATATCAATGAATTTAAAAATAGTTTACCTTTTATGCTAACAGGAGCTCAAAGTCGTGTTATTGATGAAATAGTAGATGATTTAAATAATCCTTATAAGATGGACAGATTGTTACAAGGTGATGTTGGTAGTGGTAAAACTGCAGTAGCAGCAGCGACTTTATATGCAACAATAAAAGCAGGTTATCAAACAGCAATTATGGCACCAACTGAGATATTAGCAAATCAGCATTTTGAAACATTTTTTGAATTCTTTAAAGATTTGAATATCTCTGTAGCTCTTTTGACTAGTAGCACTCCTAAGAAAGATAGAAATACTATTTTAAGTCTACTTGAGGTTGGTGAGATAGAATTATTAATTGGAACTCACTCTTTAATTCAAGAAGATGTGAAATTCAATAATTTAAAATATGTAATTACCGATGAACAACATCGTTTCGGTGTGAAACAACGTCAATTATTAAGCAACAAAGGAGAAGCTGTTAATTCATTAATGATGACAGCAACCCCAATACCACGGAGTTTAGCAATTACTTTGATTACAGACATTAAAGTATCTACAATTGATGAGCTACCGGCTGGTAGAAAAAAAGTTCAGACTTATAAAGCTACTAATAAGAGTTTTTATAAAGTTCTAGATAATATTCGTATGGAACTTGATAATGGAAGACAAGGTTATGTAGTTTGTCCATTAATTGAAGAATCTGAGAAAATGGATCTTCAAAATGTAGAGGAAACATATGAAAATATTAAAAATTATCTACCAGATGATTATAAAATTGCAATTCTACATGGTAAAATGAATAATAAAGAAAAAGATGCAATTGTAGAGAAGTTTCTAAATAAAGAAATACATATACTTATTTCCACTACTGTAATTGAGGTTGGAGTAAATGTTCCAAATGCTACATTTATGATTATCGTAGATGCACATCGTTTTGGTCTTGCCACATTACATCAGCTAAGAGGACGAGTAGGAAGAAGTAAGTTTCAATCTTATTGTATATTAGTAACAGATTCAAAAAGTGAACGTATAGATATAATGTGCTTAGAAAATGATGGTTTTAAAATTGCAGAATTTGACTTAAAACAACGTGGGCCTGGTGATTTTTTTGGAACAAAACAAAGTGGTGTACCGAGTTTTAAAGTTGCTGATTTAATTAATGATGTCGATTTAATGTACCTAGCGAAAAAATTAGCGGTAAAAATTATAGAAGTAACTGATAATAAAGAAAGATTATTACAGTACGTTGGATTAAAAGAAACGATAATATAG
- the sdaAB gene encoding L-serine ammonia-lyase, iron-sulfur-dependent subunit beta, producing MKYRSVFDIIGPVMVGPSSSHTAGAVRIGLFIRYIFGEQPENVKITLYGSFKETYKGHGTDIALIGGLLGYNTSDKRIRTSMEDAKLAGMEFEFIESGIEHIHPNTAKIEVEAGRHSLDLIGKSIGGGKMVIFELLGFDVNLSGDFPSYFIFYKFKDDTKKNLSVQIEEIFGDLKVNEMYSSSILEGINLLVIESQKELTEDKIKKLTELDYINEVKFADRL from the coding sequence ATGAAATACAGAAGTGTATTTGATATTATAGGACCTGTAATGGTAGGGCCATCAAGTTCGCATACAGCTGGCGCAGTACGTATTGGTTTATTTATAAGATATATTTTTGGGGAACAACCAGAAAATGTAAAAATAACATTATATGGATCATTTAAAGAAACGTATAAAGGTCATGGAACTGACATAGCATTAATAGGTGGATTATTAGGTTATAATACATCTGATAAACGTATAAGAACGAGTATGGAAGATGCAAAATTAGCGGGAATGGAGTTTGAATTTATAGAAAGTGGAATTGAACACATTCATCCTAATACTGCGAAAATAGAAGTTGAAGCAGGTAGACATAGTTTAGATCTTATTGGAAAGTCAATAGGTGGCGGAAAAATGGTAATCTTTGAACTTCTAGGTTTCGATGTCAATTTATCAGGAGATTTTCCTAGTTATTTCATATTTTATAAATTTAAAGATGATACTAAAAAAAATCTTTCGGTGCAAATTGAAGAAATATTCGGCGATTTAAAAGTAAATGAGATGTATTCTAGCTCTATTCTAGAGGGAATAAACTTACTAGTGATAGAATCACAAAAAGAATTAACTGAAGATAAGATTAAGAAATTAACTGAACTAGATTATATTAATGAAGTAAAATTTGCAGATAGATTGTAG
- a CDS encoding ATP-grasp domain-containing protein, whose amino-acid sequence MNYLLVSPNFPTSQESFARKLVEKGVKVLGIGSESYDNLTDGLKNSLTEYYKVNDLENYEEVLRGVAFLIYKHGVIDRVESNNEHWLMLDSIIREQFNITGVKPKKLDFTKYKSKMKERFIKAKVPVAKGRAVKNIRELEKAIKDIKLPVIAKPNNGVGANNTFKLISKEDVEDFKNQWDQEVVYFIESYIDNGVLCTYDGLIDSKGEVVFETSFYYTKPTLDLLNDSLDYGNIISREIDPKLKEYGRNIVKEFGMKERFFHIEFFKLPNNDYIALEYNNRIAGGYTVDLYNHTYECDLFEMYADVVVGNSPKKVKNNYNGVALSRRDKYTYKYTNEDIYNRYSKELRLIDRVPEVFATAMGEWMYILVDENMENISEMMTYIHEKNE is encoded by the coding sequence ATGAATTATTTATTAGTATCACCAAATTTTCCAACTTCACAGGAAAGTTTTGCAAGAAAGTTGGTTGAAAAAGGTGTTAAAGTCTTAGGAATAGGTAGTGAAAGTTATGATAATCTTACTGATGGATTAAAGAATTCTCTAACCGAATATTACAAAGTAAATGATTTAGAAAATTATGAAGAAGTATTAAGAGGAGTGGCGTTCTTAATATATAAACACGGTGTTATAGATAGGGTTGAGTCTAACAATGAGCATTGGTTAATGTTGGATTCAATAATACGAGAACAATTTAATATCACGGGAGTAAAACCTAAAAAATTAGATTTTACAAAGTATAAATCGAAAATGAAAGAACGATTTATAAAAGCAAAAGTCCCAGTTGCTAAGGGGAGAGCTGTAAAAAATATTAGAGAACTTGAAAAAGCCATAAAAGATATTAAATTACCAGTAATTGCTAAACCTAATAATGGAGTAGGGGCTAATAATACGTTTAAATTAATCTCAAAAGAAGATGTTGAAGATTTTAAAAATCAATGGGATCAAGAGGTTGTGTATTTCATTGAAAGTTATATAGATAATGGTGTCCTTTGCACTTATGATGGGCTAATTGATTCTAAAGGTGAAGTCGTATTTGAGACTAGTTTTTATTATACAAAACCTACTTTAGATTTATTAAATGATAGTCTAGATTATGGAAATATAATTTCTAGAGAAATTGATCCTAAACTAAAAGAATATGGTAGAAATATTGTTAAAGAGTTTGGTATGAAGGAAAGGTTCTTCCATATCGAATTTTTCAAATTACCTAATAATGATTATATTGCGCTAGAATATAATAATAGAATAGCGGGTGGATATACAGTTGATTTATATAATCATACTTACGAATGTGACTTATTTGAAATGTATGCTGATGTTGTAGTTGGTAATTCACCAAAAAAAGTAAAGAATAACTATAATGGTGTTGCTTTATCGAGACGTGATAAATATACTTATAAATATACTAATGAAGATATTTATAATAGATATTCTAAAGAACTTCGTTTAATTGATAGAGTACCGGAAGTATTTGCAACAGCTATGGGAGAGTGGATGTATATCTTAGTAGATGAAAATATGGAAAATATTAGCGAAATGATGACTTATATTCATGAAAAAAATGAATAG
- the sdaAA gene encoding L-serine ammonia-lyase, iron-sulfur-dependent, subunit alpha: MFTSLAEIVEKSKLENKPVSELMIEQEIEVNGVTRSAVEKLMKRNLNVMMQAVEEGLAGVSSKTGLTGGDAKKLQEYIDSGKSITGSDFLNGVAAAIATNEVNASLGLICATPTAGSAGVLPGCIHALKQKFDIDEETQLKMLFTAGAFGFVVANNASCSGAEGGCQAEIGSASAMAAAAIVEAMGGDAEMSAHAFAIALKNMLGLVCDPVAGLVEVPCVKRNAAGASTALMAADLALAGIKSRIPADEVLEAMYKIGLEMSTTLKETARGGLAITKTGEKYRSLLFGND; encoded by the coding sequence ATGTTTACTAGTTTAGCAGAAATAGTAGAAAAATCAAAATTAGAAAATAAACCAGTTTCTGAATTAATGATAGAACAAGAAATTGAAGTGAATGGAGTTACACGTTCTGCAGTTGAAAAATTAATGAAGAGAAATCTAAATGTAATGATGCAAGCTGTTGAAGAAGGTTTGGCAGGAGTGAGTTCCAAAACAGGACTTACTGGAGGAGATGCCAAAAAGCTTCAAGAATATATAGATAGTGGTAAGTCAATTACAGGTAGTGATTTCTTAAACGGAGTTGCAGCAGCAATTGCAACTAATGAGGTGAATGCCTCGTTAGGTTTAATTTGTGCAACTCCAACTGCTGGTTCGGCTGGAGTTCTTCCAGGTTGTATTCACGCACTTAAACAAAAATTCGATATTGACGAAGAAACACAATTGAAAATGTTATTTACAGCCGGAGCTTTCGGTTTTGTAGTAGCGAATAATGCTTCCTGTTCTGGTGCAGAAGGTGGTTGTCAGGCGGAAATAGGTTCTGCAAGTGCAATGGCTGCGGCAGCTATTGTTGAAGCAATGGGCGGAGATGCTGAGATGAGTGCCCATGCATTTGCCATAGCATTAAAAAATATGCTTGGTCTTGTGTGTGATCCTGTAGCGGGGTTAGTAGAAGTACCCTGTGTAAAAAGAAATGCAGCTGGAGCTTCAACAGCACTTATGGCTGCTGACTTAGCATTAGCAGGTATAAAGAGTAGAATCCCTGCTGATGAAGTATTAGAAGCAATGTATAAAATAGGATTAGAAATGTCCACGACATTAAAAGAGACTGCCAGAGGTGGTCTTGCAATCACAAAAACTGGAGAAAAATATAGGAGTTTATTATTCGGTAATGATTAA